The DNA segment ttttaaatttcaaaaccacACATTTACACACCATAGACATAGTCTATGTTACACACATAGAGAAAGAAGTCTTTGTCTATGGTTACACacattacagaaacaatttttctcTAATCTGTGTTTTAATCAAAGAGGTTCCTCTTTGTTTTAACCATGGAGGTAAAGGATTTTTACGTTAGATAGTATGGAGGGTACCCTGCATAGTAGATAGAGAAATAAGTACTTGGTACGGTACTATCActagatcttttgtgaccagatcaGAGATATCTCTGGACCCAAAGATATTACCAAAGAGGAACTTATCtaaaactaagatgtctaaaacactggtgtgtgcacttgtcacttgcatcaacatttcagaaaattggGGATAttggatcagtttcgtggcggcgccaccatatcatttgcttcgttctatccttgttctaccaaaggaagtccaatgatactctctcgttttattttcttttgcgttgatatagcgaatatcgatcaacgagtgcaaaacatgtgcaaaatatgaactggtccattttgtcagctgttaaggattatttgtgatttacagtttaattttctttgtgacaacaaatctgtcaatatttcaacactatcaaataagggttcgaaggagtatttacaattattcttcaagataatttccgtttgacaaactTAATTCGTGTGGGAGgttattcaatataattttaataaaacacagttgacggaaagggaagtTTCACTGTATTTACTCATGCAGAATATTCGAAGAATAGACTCGAATAGAtggatgtatttctgattctcaatacattttcacaattcacattacacattacgtatttccaatacagtttctttgaaatattgctgaagttgccataaaacttagcaatATCCGTCCCGactgttcgttcatctgatttggttatgcctcaaattccaacaacaccgaattcttagctgtagttcttgactgtccatacagaaaactgaacgacatgttgaataaatgaatgttctacatccctttctcgaaactaataaaTTTTCACacatcgcttataaatacaacatattcgtaagtcgtagtaaagtattcaaattattttcaaatatcaattgacaatgctctgtcaaattctaaacagcgctacctacagagggaaaaacgaaattgatcccatatccccacgaaattaaaaacaaaatcgaatcagtgaatacaccagagttttagacatcttatctAAAACTAAATCTTTGATATTACCAGAGAGAGTCTCTGATATTACACAATATCTTTGTCGGGACctgattaggttaggttaggcgcTCTGTTTataacattgaactctatggttcccatagagttcaatggtttaTAACGaagtaaacaaaaacaacccggggcgttgaagtgagacgtctgatgcggttattcaattggttgccgaaccattagaaagagatagGTTGCTCTACaccttccgtctcagttggacacacttttcgtcgtattcagtacctaagaggcccttccagttcttttagagttctgttgaagtaagaactgctggccaaagttgatttgggaccagtccacttctataaagcaacctgtTGACAACTAGTATTATGTTAGCATACATTAATTGTCTCCAGGATGCCAAATCATATCGACCAATCAGAGTGCAGCGCATCTCCCGCCAAAACTTTATCTTCTCTCTGACCAACTTTTCCCGGGACCGCGTTATTCTCGAACGAACTTCTTCATGTAATGTTACCAAAGATCCTCTTGATGATACTGAGTTACCTTCGAATGTATTACAAGAAGGTAATTATTTAATCATTGCTTGTTGActataaaaatatttgaacgagtttcTAATGTTTGCCTTTCAGCTTGTGGTAATCTCTATATTAGTTTATCAGTTctaaaaagcaatttttatttctaCGTTTTAATGATCAATATGGATCTGCGTAACTGCGTGCAGTTGACTGTTGTTAATTCGTTTCGATTTCAATTTAGCTAAATGGACGTCAAGTCAAGAATGTTTGTTAGGTTGGGGTGATTGAAGGCTGCCATTCCTCCCGATTTCAAAAGCTGTAAACCTCCCTACTTTTCTGAAATCTCCTAATGAATCCCGAATTCCCATATTTGCATTGAAATCAATTTATACTTTCAGGTACGATTTTACCGACACTAATAGATATAACTGGGGCGATGGATTTGTAAACGAATCCAAAATTGGAcgagtttgaaattgatgtggAAATTGACCAACTGTTCAATTTGTCGAGTGATGGTTTGAATTTATCGTTTATCAATGCCTCTGTATATTGAAGGTTGCGTATCAAATTTCAGTTGTATTAACTAAAAGCAAAATGAGTGTCCCCTATATAAATCTATAATGATTCAAGGTAGAGTTCATTTACAgacaaaaatcataaaatgcTTTATGAGAGTCACCAAGTTATTAGAAAGAAATAGGAGGACAAGCACTCCTATGAATGATTTGAAGagtaattgagaataattttgtgACTTTTGAAAATAAAGACAAGGGTAAAATCAATTCAAGTTTATTTCTGCAAAAAAAGTACAAAGGATGTATTCTCAAAAAATAGACACTTATTAGTATAATTTTAATATAATTGTTAGAAAGTTACGGAGCCTATAGCATTTTTACATAATCAAAACTATCAAAGCATACAGCAACTACTGATAAAGAAATTGTTGAGcttaaaattgaaatactaTTGCATCTCCCTTCACACCTAAACAgcatataaaaaaatacaaGAATAGGATAACAGATATTCTATTcggacaaaataaaaaaaaaatatcaattatcTTTGTTTTTTTCCCAACACATATAGTCATACAAGAGGTAGCAACTTGTCAGTTCGAAAAAAATAAGACTCAACATATTCTAAATGTAACTACTGATAAGACCCTTTGTTAgtggaaaaatttaatattgctCCATCACCTCCCACCACCGAGAACATATAAAAAAACTACAAGGCTTAAAATATTATACATTAcataaattcaaaagaaataagAGAAAAGTAATAATAAATTTTCCTAAAGCAAAACAGCACTCCATCACCACTTTCCTGAAAAACTATGCTATGTTAAacatatattatttgaaaaatgatcaAACCATATTTACATTTTCAATATGTTCAGATTCTACTTTTTAGTGGggtaataaaattgtttttcaattttcctttttttccctCTCTGATCTTTATTCTTTTGTAGTGTGTCATATTGCTTGTTGATATTTTCCACCATATTATCAAAATCTTCATCATCTAATGATTccaatttcataaaaatctcCTTCATTACAATCTACAATTAAAATCCCATGCAAAGCTATTCCCATCACCAAAGATTCCTAGTTTACCTCTCGTTTTTTGCTTGGATCTAGAGTAAGAACAGTATTTTGGTTCTGTATTGTCTCATCTAGGAATTCTTTGATTTCTGTCCTCTTCTGTACTCCACTTGTTGATGGTTCATCAATAGGTGGGTAATTTTCAGCAATACCTGGACCTGGAAAAGAATCGCTTCTCTTTTCGATCAAAGCAACTGCATGTATGTGTTTACATAATGCAGTTTTTACTGTGTATTCTGGACAAGTACATTGGTATTTATGAATGCAGATTCTACATTTATCACAATAAATAGTTCTACAATCGTCATCACacaattcattataatcaaCTATATAAAATTGGTCCCTCACCTTACTTGAGAAAACCTTAAACTCACCAGAATCTAGACAGACAACTTTCTCCAAAACTTCTTTTTCTGCCTTTATATGAGCCTCTCTATTAACTCTTGATTGGTAGGAATTAACATTTGGCCTTTCAGACTCGATGACtcttttccacattttttcattaacaAGGTCTTCTAATAAGTCTAATAATTTCTCGATTCTGGAATTGATAGGTTGTGAAGTGAAAAGAGTAGTTTATATATATTAAATTGTACCGTAAATTTTGATGTCCcttcattttattatatttaattACTTTATGCAGGCTCTCAATAGCCATATTGGTATTTATTCCTACATTTATTCTGTGGCAGTGGGCCCACATCATAATTCTCTCATTGCACTGGAAATAAtgactgaaaataaaataatgaaatggtTTTGACCATACTGACTATATGGTAATTTACTTCTGTAAGTATTTCAAGAAATCCAGTTCattttcttcttcaagatatttaaaatattcatctttcaattctagaaattttgaaatactGGTCTCTTTCAAGATATTTCTCATTCttaatttcatttctttcttaTTATCTGGTTTCTTCAATTTATTCCTGCCTTGAATATTCCAGTTTTTGATGACATGCCAAGTGCAGAGTAAGCGTCTTGGCTTTTCAACATCATCCATTGCTTCGCACCAagcattaaaatattttatgtcatCATCTGTCATAATGTATTTGCATCTTAGGGACTCTTGAAGTCTTGCTTTTAAtgacctgaaaaatattttctggatCGTTTGATCCATACGATTACTTATTAAAAATGCTACTGGGAATCCCATATTATTTTCATCCTTGACTAAAACTGTGGTGAGTTCCCAATTCCTGATATTTGTTCCATGGGTGCCGTCAATGCAAATGATTTTGCTGTATTTTCTTAGctttttttccataattttattcataaagGCTAAAGCAAAATCCTCGTTTCTCAGCTCAGGGTAATTTTCCCCTTAAAAAGTTTAAATATCAGGAAAATACAAATAATCAGTGAAAAAATATTACCTATCTGTTTGAACAAAAAAACAGTATTTTCTTCTTGACTATTCATTTCTCCTACTTTCAGGGCTGTTGCTGTCATGTCATCTGTATCACGCTGTTTGTTTATATTGAATTTACGTATAATGTATGCAAGATCCCCTcttgttaataaattcattctGGTGAGCTTCCCTTCCTCTAATATTCTCGCATCCTCAAGTATTCTCTCTTTTGTAACACCAGCACATAATTTTTCAGCGAGCATTTCCTGTTGATCCTTCGATAAATGTTTGGCTCGGAGTTCATCATCATGGCCAGCATGTGTTTCAATATAGTTCACTGTTACTCCTTAAATAGAATGAATCAACACTAGTACAATAACTATATTATGAAAAGTGTTACCAGAATTAGTTATTTTAGCACAAATTCTAGATGGACATAATCCTGATATTTTAATGCTTCCTCCTGCTTTTGAACATCTTTGGTTACTTTTACTGTCATATCCTGAATAGAAGTAATTGAATAATTGAGTTACTTAGATAGACAGCTTAAATATACTCACCTCTTGTATTACTCCTATTGCAATTATAGTATATGTACTCATCATCTTTGATCTTTTGACCTCTTTGAAAGGCATAATCTATATTTCTATTGTCAACTGCTCTCCAAGCTTCAAATTCCTCTTTGTTTCCAAAATAAAGAGTTGATCGTATAatagtcaaaaaatgaattttttctatatGATCCACTAACTGGTCATGGCTTCCAAATGATAATTTAAGTTTATCCTCACAAAGTGGACATTTAATATTCTTCGTGTCCTTTCCTGTAAGTGGCTCTTGCAGGTGCACCTGTTTTATATGGCGGTTGAATGTAGACACACTGGATAACCTTTTGCCACATATGTGACAAAGAAGCTGTTTACTACAAAAATAGCAAGCTGATGACAACAATCAAATCACCCCTATTCTGTAACTCAGATCGGAATGAACCATATGAATAAACTTTACCTTTCTTGATCCATATCGATCATTCAAACGTAGCAATAAAAACTGCTTTTTAGAGCTGATAAACTGATATAGATATTACCACCGGCTGAAAGGCAAATATCAgaaactcgttcaaatattttaatatagtCAAAAAgcaattattaattaattaccTTCTTTCGCAATCTGTATAAGCGATAATAATCGCTGTTTtcgaaatttaatgaaagaacAAACTGAAATGCGAAATTTTGAACTTATTACATTCACAGATAACAGAGTATCATCAAAATTAAGAGGATCTAATGGTACGATTACATGAAGAAGTTCGTTCGAGATCGAGAATAACCCGGTCGGGGGAAAAGTTGGCCAGACCAGAGAAATGTTTTGGCGGGAGATGCGCTGCACTCTGATTGGTCGATATGATTTGGCATCTGGAGACAATTAATGTATGCTgtattatgttcggcctaatgcgcatgcgcaactaagttaggtacacgtgctattaatggtgcagaagccagttctgtcgggaatgcgaatagataaaggctactctcactattaatagtttcaagcgaccatcggccattttgtattaattcaccagtgtgttaaatagatctttaaataaactttgttaaaaccgtttcatcagttttaagagtatccaccctcacatggtagcagcgcttgtgtgtatgtgcgtgcgtattaattaacaaacagaagaccacgtgttaaacagaagactagaagaccacgtgttaaacagaagactagacgaccacgtgttcaacaacaagcatgttcaatcaagaagagatgatcgagatggaccaatccgatgcaagcgaaaggtcaacgatgggagtaccagaaaatatttttgcaatgctcacgaacaccaatttcgtgaagatgTTGGCAGAGCAAATAAACAACTTGAATCCTCCGGCAACGTCAACAGGAAGCACAGTATCAGAACAATCTGTGGAGAAGGTCAATATACCCACTTTCATAATACCTCAATTTGAGAACAGCGACAAGCTGAGGGGTCATTCCAATTTCCGCTCATGGAAACAAAGAGTCGAGCGTGACATTAGGGCCCTAGGAAGATCCCAATTTCTACTGCACAATATGGGTGGACCAGAGTGTAACATGAGCGTAGAAGAAAAAAACATGTACAACGCTCAAGTGCTACAATACTTGGAAGCATCTTTGCAGCACGCTCCCAGAGCTGTAATAGAAAATGAAGAATCGGCAGCTGAAGCCTTCAAGAAACTTATCCAAATGTTCGGCAAaaatgatgttcaaaaaatggtggaagttttggacaattttggaaaaattacattttacccgaagatgaacccggtgaacttcgtatcacaattcgaaaaaggagttcaagaattcaaggaactgggctttccgttggacccgaagatcatagtgggatattttctacataaaatcaaggatgctaatggtttcttggcgtttttcaccacaatggctacactaccagaggaaacgaggacgtacgagttcgtaaagaatgcctttctggaggtggc comes from the Coccinella septempunctata chromosome 2, icCocSept1.1, whole genome shotgun sequence genome and includes:
- the LOC123308201 gene encoding uncharacterized protein LOC123308201 — translated: MIDMDQESKQLLCHICGKRLSSVSTFNRHIKQVHLQEPLTGKDTKNIKCPLCEDKLKLSFGSHDQLVDHIEKIHFLTIIRSTLYFGNKEEFEAWRAVDNRNIDYAFQRGQKIKDDEYIYYNCNRSNTRGYDSKSNQRCSKAGGSIKISGLCPSRICAKITNSGVTVNYIETHAGHDDELRAKHLSKDQQEMLAEKLCAGVTKERILEDARILEEGKLTRMNLLTRGDLAYIIRKFNINKQRDTDDMTATALKVGEMNSQEENTVFLFKQIGENYPELRNEDFALAFMNKIMEKKLRKYSKIICIDGTHGTNIRNWELTTVLVKDENNMGFPVAFLISNRMDQTIQKIFFRSLKARLQESLRCKYIMTDDDIKYFNAWCEAMDDVEKPRRLLCTWHVIKNWNIQGRNKLKKPDNKKEMKLRMRNILKETSISKFLELKDEYFKYLEEENELDFLKYLQNHYFQCNERIMMWAHCHRINVGINTNMAIESLHKVIKYNKMKGHQNLRIEKLLDLLEDLVNEKMWKRVIESERPNVNSYQSRVNREAHIKAEKEVLEKVVCLDSGEFKVFSSKVRDQFYIVDYNELCDDDCRTIYCDKCRICIHKYQCTCPEYTVKTALCKHIHAVALIEKRSDSFPGPGIAENYPPIDEPSTSGVQKRTEIKEFLDETIQNQNTVLTLDPSKKREIVMKEIFMKLESLDDEDFDNMVENINKQYDTLQKNKDQRGKKRKIEKQFYYPTKK